The Streptomyces sp. NBC_00224 genome has a window encoding:
- a CDS encoding class F sortase — translation MTASTPSRPRPRRTARLAAAAALALAVGGGLAACGSGSSGAKAPDVTVQNATTTQARQQVGPLKAAEPTRVVIPSAGVDASPVLRLGVDEKQELEVPPVDKAELAGWYTGSVTPGEKGASVIVAHYDTAKGPALLRDVKKMHVGDVIEVGRADGSTAVFRIRETQQVDKTDFPTNKVYGKTDRPELRLITCGGPIKNGHRSANIIFYADLVKVK, via the coding sequence ATGACTGCGTCCACGCCCTCCCGCCCCCGTCCGCGCCGCACGGCCCGGCTCGCGGCCGCCGCCGCGCTCGCCCTCGCCGTGGGCGGCGGGCTGGCAGCCTGCGGCTCGGGTTCGTCCGGGGCCAAGGCTCCCGACGTCACCGTCCAGAACGCCACCACCACACAGGCCCGCCAGCAGGTGGGCCCGCTGAAGGCGGCCGAGCCGACCCGGGTGGTCATCCCGTCGGCGGGCGTCGACGCGAGCCCGGTGCTGCGTCTGGGTGTGGACGAGAAGCAGGAGCTGGAGGTGCCCCCGGTCGACAAGGCGGAGCTGGCGGGCTGGTACACCGGCAGTGTCACGCCCGGCGAGAAGGGCGCGTCCGTGATCGTGGCGCACTACGACACCGCGAAGGGCCCGGCCCTGCTGCGCGATGTGAAGAAGATGCACGTGGGGGACGTCATCGAGGTCGGCAGGGCGGACGGTTCCACCGCCGTCTTCCGGATCCGCGAGACTCAGCAAGTGGACAAAACAGACTTCCCTACGAATAAGGTTTACGGAAAGACCGACCGTCCGGAACTCCGCCTCATCACCTGCGGCGGCCCGATCAAGAACGGCCACCGCTCGGCCAACATCATCTTCTACGCCGATCTGGTGAAGGTGAAGTAG
- a CDS encoding zinc-ribbon domain-containing protein, which produces MLIWGTKGYLYQLAMMTLVCGNCGNPAAHGLRKYVTKFTLFFIPLFPVSTKYRTQCTFCGMEQQITKEAAEQLLASAAGPQPGHQPQPQPQPGQMQGQAPGQNPYQQ; this is translated from the coding sequence ATGCTCATTTGGGGCACCAAGGGATATCTGTACCAGCTCGCCATGATGACGCTCGTCTGCGGGAACTGCGGCAATCCGGCCGCTCACGGCCTGCGCAAGTACGTCACCAAGTTCACGCTGTTCTTCATCCCGCTCTTCCCGGTCTCCACCAAGTACCGCACGCAGTGCACCTTCTGCGGCATGGAGCAGCAGATCACCAAGGAAGCGGCCGAGCAGCTGCTCGCGTCGGCCGCCGGGCCGCAGCCGGGCCACCAGCCGCAGCCGCAGCCGCAGCCGGGCCAGATGCAGGGACAGGCTCCCGGGCAGAACCCCTACCAGCAGTAA
- a CDS encoding ATP-dependent DNA ligase — MSVRPPVRVALAQSVRELPRGPGWWYEPKFDGHRMVVFREADGVVLQARSGRIVTAAFPDLVAAALAVPAGCVFDGEVVVWTGGRTDFAAVQRRAAATPGRAGLLAARLPASYAAFDVLADGGEDVRRLPYGERRARLVSLLDPLGPPLQPVPATRDVETALTWYETLPASGIEGLVAKRDDSPYQGGRRAWRKLRHTETWEGVVVGYVGSARRPSALVLVLPGDDEVTVSTPLSSSLRAEAGRAHLPPSAPTRTAVAPGWGEVGYTSVDGGGVLAEVERGSARLGVTTVLRLRQSPPV; from the coding sequence GTGAGCGTGCGGCCGCCGGTGCGGGTGGCGCTGGCGCAGTCCGTACGGGAGCTGCCGCGCGGGCCGGGCTGGTGGTACGAGCCGAAGTTCGACGGCCACCGGATGGTGGTGTTCCGGGAGGCGGACGGGGTGGTGCTCCAGGCCCGGTCGGGGCGGATCGTGACGGCCGCGTTCCCCGACCTGGTGGCGGCGGCGCTGGCGGTGCCGGCGGGGTGCGTGTTCGACGGGGAGGTCGTGGTGTGGACGGGCGGCCGCACGGACTTCGCGGCGGTGCAGCGCCGGGCGGCGGCGACGCCGGGCCGGGCCGGTCTCCTCGCGGCCCGGCTGCCGGCGTCGTACGCGGCGTTCGACGTCCTCGCCGACGGGGGCGAGGACGTGCGGCGCCTGCCGTACGGGGAGCGCCGGGCCCGACTGGTGTCCCTGCTGGACCCCTTGGGCCCCCCGCTCCAGCCGGTCCCGGCGACTCGCGATGTGGAGACGGCCCTCACCTGGTACGAGACGCTCCCGGCGAGCGGGATCGAGGGCCTGGTGGCCAAGCGGGACGACTCCCCGTACCAGGGCGGCAGACGCGCGTGGCGCAAACTGCGGCACACGGAGACGTGGGAGGGGGTGGTGGTGGGGTACGTGGGGTCCGCGCGGCGCCCCAGCGCGCTGGTCCTGGTGCTGCCGGGGGACGACGAGGTGACGGTCTCCACGCCGCTGTCGTCGTCACTGCGGGCGGAGGCGGGCCGGGCCCACTTGCCGCCTTCGGCTCCTACCCGTACGGCTGTGGCGCCGGGGTGGGGGGAGGTGGGGTACACGTCGGTGGACGGGGGTGGGGTGTTGGCGGAGGTGGAGCGGGGGTCCGCGCGGCTGGGGGTGACAACGGTGCTGCGCCTGCGGCAGTCTCCACCGGTTTGA
- a CDS encoding nuclease-related domain-containing protein: MSGLRVTPVHRHGRARLYVSLPDGRSAAWYDRDSGRVSLLLEECRDAVLAALAPFVVGEVTVGPPPVPTSADLARLSLHPDDDLAPNRPGEALLGELEHAGPARRFREDPRRVLLAAQERVGAGLDALEGAGWRILHSVPLPGDGRLDHLAIGPAGVLTVRTLAAHRHRVRIADPQVGVGRSAPAPVLRWVRRDAERASLALAAGVRGVLVVADSDRVELAAPPRDVRVLRDAELPGLARLGGVLKPADVEGLYWTARDRRTWLRV, encoded by the coding sequence ATGTCGGGACTGCGGGTGACACCGGTGCACCGGCACGGACGGGCACGGCTGTACGTCAGCCTCCCGGACGGCAGGAGCGCCGCCTGGTACGACAGGGACAGCGGGCGGGTCAGCCTGCTCCTGGAAGAGTGCCGCGACGCCGTCCTGGCCGCGCTCGCGCCCTTCGTCGTGGGCGAGGTGACGGTCGGCCCGCCGCCCGTACCGACCTCCGCCGACCTGGCCCGGCTCTCCCTCCACCCCGACGACGACCTGGCGCCGAACCGCCCCGGCGAGGCGCTCCTCGGGGAACTGGAACACGCGGGCCCGGCGCGCCGCTTCCGCGAGGACCCGCGCCGTGTCCTGCTCGCGGCGCAGGAGCGGGTGGGGGCGGGCCTCGACGCGCTGGAGGGGGCGGGGTGGCGGATCCTGCACTCGGTGCCGCTGCCCGGTGACGGCCGCCTCGACCACCTGGCGATCGGCCCGGCCGGGGTGCTCACGGTCCGTACGCTCGCGGCGCACCGGCACCGGGTGCGGATCGCCGACCCCCAGGTCGGGGTCGGCCGTTCCGCGCCGGCGCCGGTACTGCGGTGGGTCCGGCGGGACGCGGAACGGGCGTCGCTGGCGTTGGCGGCGGGGGTGCGGGGGGTGTTGGTGGTGGCGGACTCCGACCGCGTCGAGCTGGCCGCCCCGCCGCGGGACGTACGGGTCCTGCGCGACGCGGAGCTTCCCGGTCTGGCGCGGCTGGGTGGGGTGCTGAAGCCGGCGGATGTGGAGGGGCTGTACTGGACGGCGCGGGACCGCCGGACGTGGCTGAGGGTTTGA